In the genome of Variovorax sp. PAMC26660, the window GTCGCTTCGCCCTCGACCGCGAAGGCCGTGGGCTGCGTGCCGGCCAGCTGCGCCTTCAGCATCGCGCGAATGGCGTCGGGGCCTTCCTGCGTGCGGATGTTCCATGTGAAGGCCACGAGGTCGCGCCAGTAGCTGTCGGGCTCGAAGAGCGCGACGGCCGCGTCGATGTCGCCCCGCGCGAGCGCAGCGGCGAAGTCGGCAAGCCAGGTGGCGGCGGCCCGGGTGGGGGCGGTGGTCGGGTCTGTCATTGGATGTCTCCGTGGCGTTGGATGAATGCGCGGCGCTGCATGGCGCTCGCGGTGTTCATTGCGCAGCTTTCGTGCCGCGTGGGGCGCGACGAAGAATCAATGGGTTGGCGGTGTTTTTGTCGCAACTGTCGTGTGCGTCGCAGGTGGCTTGCGACGGCCGTGCGACACGGATGCGACAGGCCTCATATTGCCGTGGACACAAAAATAAGACTTTGGATTTAATTTCAAAAATGATTGTTTTCAATACATGCGCAGCTTGTGGTTTCTCAACTACTTTTCTGTTTGCTTTTGATTACAGAAATTAAGCACTTCGCTACATTCGTATGCGATCCACGGCGTCGCCGAGGACGTATTTGATTCATACGAATGAAGAGGGACAGATGAGGAGAAACATTGGAGTTGCGTTCGGCGCGGCGTTGGTCTTGGGTTTGGCCGGTTGTGGCGGCGGTGGAGGTGGAGGAGGGGGCGGCGTTCCGTTGCTGCCGATTCCGGTCGCACCCGCGCCGTCGCAGCAGCAGCCCGCCGCTGCGGAGCTCAAGCTCACGGTCGAGATCGCGGGGGCAGCCGCAACGCCCGATGGCGCCGGCAAATACAGCGTGGTGCCCGGCCAGCAAGTGGTGGTCAAGGCCAGCGACAGCGTGACGTGGGTCAGCGACGCCGGCAACAGCTTCGTGACCCGCACAGATGTCGACACCACCGTCGCGCAGTGGGTTTCGCGTTTTGCCAATTCCGACAAGACGCAGACTGGCTCCTACAAACTCGTGGCCAATGCATCGGAAAGCCGCTCAAAGGAACTGAACTTCGTAGTGCAGACGGGTGACTATCGCAACGGCGATTACATGGTGTTCGCCGCCAACGGCTCGCGCCAGAAGCTGAACATCGATTTCGACAAGGCCACCTACAGCATGACGGATGCGGCCGGCGATATGACCAGCGGCACGCTGACACCGCCTACCCCATCGACGCTTGCAAACGACTGGAAGGTCCAGAACAGCCGCATCACCGGCACGAACACCTCCGCACTCTGGGCCCTTGGCGACAACATCGTCGGAGCGTTCCCATTTGCGAAGCCCTTCTCGGCGCCGGTGTCTTACGCGGCAGCGCCATTGGTGGCGACCCGTGCGCTTCTCGCCACGCAGAGCAAGCTGGACGGTACCTACGACCGCGCACGCATAGAGATCTCGAACTCGAGCCGCGAATCGGCCATTGCGCAGATTCAGATCTCTGGTGGCGGTACCGTGATGAAGCAGTGCTCGGACCTGATCATCTACAGGATCGAAAATTGTCCGACGGCAAACGTGGTGACCAGCAAGGTCGAAGCGGATACCGAAAGCGGTCTGTGGTTGCTCAAGAACCCTGCGGATGGAACCGTCCTCGGCCGTTTTGGCGTTGCCATCGTTGACGGCGAGAAGATCTACCTGAGCGCGGGAGTATCGCCCGCCACTGGTGGCCAAGTGTTCGCCATTGGGGTGCCGGCGGCGTCGGAATATGTGGGCTTCAGCTCGTTTGCCGGATGGTCGACAGACGGCACCATGGACATGGTGATCGGTGCCACCCCGTCCGTCTATAACATTGTCATGACCGACGCAGTCATCCATGCCCCGTTGGCCCTCACGGTGGCTGCAGGCCCCGCTTCGGCGTCCTACGGTATCCGCTCGGCGGCATCGGGTCCGGACTCTTTCTTTACGATGCGTTCCAAGCAGCTCGAAGTGCTGGTCGGCGCACGCAGTCCGTCCGCTCGCGCGGGCTTCCTGCACCTGGGTCTCATCCAGTAACTCGACAGAGCTGATAACGAAAAGAGCTCGCACGCCATCACAGGCGTTGCGGGCTTTTTTCATGAGGGCAGCGTTCGTTCGGGTCGCGTGATGGCGTTGCGTTTCGGTTGCCTTGGCTTACCCTCGACGCGGCGCCACGATGCCCTGGCGCTTCATTTGGCGGTAGGCGGTCGCACGGCTCAAGCCGAGTTCGTCGGCCGCGCGTGCGACGTGCCAGCGATGGCGTTTGAGCGCGTCGAGCAGGCGGCCGGATTCATCGAAAGGGTCTTCGTCGACCGCCGTGTCGGCGCTTTGCATCGGCCGCGGCTGCAATTGCAGATCCTGCGTTGCCACAGTCGACCCCGTGCACAACGCCAGCGACAGCCGCAGCACATTGCGCAACTCACGCAGGTTGCCCGGCCAGTCGTGTGCCAGCAGCCTTTGCATCGCCGCATCGGACAGCCGCGCCGTCGAGCGCATCGCAGCCGCCTCCTCGTTGAACATGACCTCGATCAGGTAGCGCCTGTCGCCGCGATCACGCAAGGGCGGCAGCTTCAGCACCGCGCCGCACAACCGGTAATACAGGTCTTCACGAAAGCGCCCCGCAGCCACCAGCTCCGGCAGATGCCGATGCGTGGCCGCCACCACCGCGATGTCCACGCGCTGCGGCGACTCCGCACCCAACGGCAGCACCTCGCCTTCAGACAGCACGCGCAGCAGCCGCGTCTGCAGCGCCATCGGCATGTCGCCGATCTCGTCGAGAAACAGCGTGCCCCGGTCGGCCTGCGCGATCAGGCCCTTCATGCCCTTGGCGCGGCCGCCGGTGAAGCTGCCGGGCGTGTAGCCGAACAGCTCGCTCTCGATCAGCGAATCGGGAATGGCCGCGCAGTTCACTGCCACGAAGGGCATCGCCGCGCGGCTGCTCTGGCCGTGCATCGCGCGCGCCAGCACTTCCTTGCCGCTGCCGGTCTCGCCTTCGACCAGCACATGGATGCCCCGGTCCACCAGCCGGCGCGCCTGCGCGAGCAGCTTCTGCATCGCAGGGTCGTCGCCCGCGATACGGTCGAGCGGCGGCAGGCGGTCGGAGGGCTTGGTGGAAGTGAGAGCGGTGGCCGTCGTCGGCGAACGCCGCACGCGCGGCGCCAGCAGCGAGGCGTGGTACTCGCCGCCGCCGGGCAACAGCACCGTGTGCGCGAAAGGCATGGCCGACGAGGCGCCGGCACCGATGCGCCAGATGGCGTCCATCGGCATGTGCAGCAGTTGCGACACCGCGCCGCCCAGCAGCGGCGTCTGCGCATCACTGAACGCCCGTCGCGCACCGCCATTGGCGCCGACCACCGCGCCACTGTCGTCGAACGCCAGCATCACCTCGCCCGCCACATCGACCAGCCCGTACGCGCTGCCCAGCCGCAGGATCCAGTGGCCGCGAAAGTTGCGCAGGAAATCGGCGTCTTCGATCATCCGCGCGTAGATCGATACGAGGTGCCTCACGAGATGCTGGCTTTCCCGCGCCTCGGGCGAGCGCAGCGCCGACACATCGAGGATGGCCGTGAGCTTGCCGCTGTGGTCGAACAGCGGCGCGGTGGTGCAGGTGAGCGCGATGTGCGTGGCATCGAAGTGCTCGGTCTGGTGGCAGGTCATCGGCTGCCGCTCGACCAGGCAGGTGCCCACGCCGCAGGTGCCGGCATGGGCTTCGTTCCAGTCGGCACCAAGGTACAGGCCGGCCTTGCGCAACTGGTCGTCCCAGGCCGGGTTGCCGATGTAGTCGACGGTGATGCCTTCGGCGTCGGTCAGCAGCACCATGTAGCCCAGGTCGGCCACGCGGCGGTAGATGTCTTCCATGCCCGCACGCGCGGCCCGCAGGAAGTGTTCGAGCTGCTGCTGGTGCGCGCGGACCTCCTGCGCCGGCAGGATGCGCGCGGGTGTTGGCTTCGACGGATCGAGCCCGTGGTCGCGCACGCAGCGCGCCCACGACTTGTGGACCAGGCTCGTCGCCGGATCGGCCAGCGCCGTGCCGGTGGCGATCGAATAGACGTTGTCGATGTGACGCGATTGCAGGGAAGTCATGCGCAACCTCGCGAGGATGGTGGGGCGCGGCCATGCCAGGGGCCGCGCAGCCGTCCATCATTCGGCTGTCGCACTGTCGCGAGTGAGAGGTGAAACCCGGTGGGGTTGTCGTTTTCAACGAACTGGCGAGCCCGCCTGCGTGACGTCTAACATGCTGCTTGCCTTATCCCTCGACTTCACATCGCATCAGGAGAGACCATGACTTTGCGAGTTCACGTCCATCGGTACACAGCCGCGCTCGTGGACAACTATGTCCTGATTTTGACCTCGAACAGCCATGAGAAGAATGCAGTCAATACCGTGCTCAAGCACCGCGCGCGGGCGGACATCGGGCTTGCGCACCGTGGGTGCTCGTTCGGCGTGCTTGGCGGCCGACTGGTGTTGCACGTGACAGGTGACAGTGGAGTTTCGAAGGACCTCTCAGTTGCCCGTATAGCCACTGGCATTCTTTGTAGCCCCCATCTGCCGAGGCCCGCCATGACGTTGCTGGCCGGATTCTGCTGGGGCAACCCGGCACAACTTGCAGTCGAGACAGTAGTAGTGAGTCCGCTAGTACTTTCACTCAATGTGCAGCATGCGCAGGGCGACGCTATGGTGCCGGTGCTCAACCGGAAGACTAGCGCCGTCCGCATCGAGGACGCGCTGATGGCCGATCTCCGGCAGCGTCTGGGCTCTGCAGGGCCCAGCGTGGCTGCCGGTCCTCTTGCCAGCATGGAGACGCTCTACAAAAGCGACGGTTTGCGCGACAGACTCGTGGCGGCATGGCCGGAAATCCTGGGTGGCGAGATGGAGGCTTTTGGCTTCGTCGCCGACAACCAGCCTTGGCTGGTCGTCAAGTCAGCATCGGACGCGGGCGGTAGCGATTTTTCCCAGGAATTCCAGACAAAAGCGGCCGCCAAAGCCGCGCAGACGCTTGAGCCTCTGCTTGGTGCGCTCGAGTCTCACGACCAGCTTGCTGTGACCAGGCCGCATGAACAAATCGACTGGTTGCGCGACGTGCTTTCGGGCGATGCCGTCGAATTCGATGCGCGCGGTGTTGCTAGTGATGCCATGGCCGACACGATCGAGCATGAACTCGGCCAAGACATTGAGTACAAATTGCGACGCTATGCCGCGAGCAGCGACTACGACGAAAAGTTCGTTCAGCGGCTCGTCGATGCGATCCTCGAGATCATCTACAACGCCGTGCGACATGGCGGCGCCAACCGGGCGAGGGTCAGTTTTGATACGACCA includes:
- a CDS encoding sigma-54-dependent Fis family transcriptional regulator, yielding MTSLQSRHIDNVYSIATGTALADPATSLVHKSWARCVRDHGLDPSKPTPARILPAQEVRAHQQQLEHFLRAARAGMEDIYRRVADLGYMVLLTDAEGITVDYIGNPAWDDQLRKAGLYLGADWNEAHAGTCGVGTCLVERQPMTCHQTEHFDATHIALTCTTAPLFDHSGKLTAILDVSALRSPEARESQHLVRHLVSIYARMIEDADFLRNFRGHWILRLGSAYGLVDVAGEVMLAFDDSGAVVGANGGARRAFSDAQTPLLGGAVSQLLHMPMDAIWRIGAGASSAMPFAHTVLLPGGGEYHASLLAPRVRRSPTTATALTSTKPSDRLPPLDRIAGDDPAMQKLLAQARRLVDRGIHVLVEGETGSGKEVLARAMHGQSSRAAMPFVAVNCAAIPDSLIESELFGYTPGSFTGGRAKGMKGLIAQADRGTLFLDEIGDMPMALQTRLLRVLSEGEVLPLGAESPQRVDIAVVAATHRHLPELVAAGRFREDLYYRLCGAVLKLPPLRDRGDRRYLIEVMFNEEAAAMRSTARLSDAAMQRLLAHDWPGNLRELRNVLRLSLALCTGSTVATQDLQLQPRPMQSADTAVDEDPFDESGRLLDALKRHRWHVARAADELGLSRATAYRQMKRQGIVAPRRG